aagaccagataaacaaattaaacagacctataactgctgaagaaatacagtcataaaaagtctcccaaccaaaaaagcccaggaccagatggtttcagctcaaaattctacaagacattcaaagaagaactaataccaacactcctcaaattattccacacaatagaaacaaaaggaacattgccaatcTCTTTGTATGAGGCTACAATCACCCTgacacccaaaccacagaaagacattactaagaaagaaaattacagaccaatctcactcataaacattgatgcaaaaatactaaataaaatactggcaaatcaaatccaagaacacatcagaaccatcacccaccatgatcaagtcagtttcatcccagagatgcagggatggttcaacataggaaaatatgtcaatgtaatccaccatataaacaaactgaaaaataaaaaccacatgatcatctcattaaatgctgaaaaatctttcgacaaaatacagcagcccttcatgataaaggtcttggagagagcagggatacaaagaatatacctaaatataataaaggcaatatacagcagccaacatcaaactaaatggagagaaacagagacaaggtTGTCCTCTCTCCATGACTATTCAATGTAGTTTTTGAGGTCctacctagagcaataagacaccaaaaggaaatcaaggggataaaaATCGGGAAAAagagtcaaactctcactgtttgctgatgataagatagtttacataagcaattcCAAATTTTCTACCAAGGAGCTTCTACAACTcaaaaaacattttcagtaatgtagcgggatacaagattaactcaaaaaaatcagtagccctcctgtacacagatgataaaagggctggggaagaaatcagaaaatcaacacctttacaatagccacaaatagcataaaatatctcagagtaacactaaccaaacaaatggaagacttgcCTTTCATAAAAATagtaatcattttaaatttagattAAATCCTATGCATAAACCACATTGAAATTTTCTTATACAGAAAGAGGTAATAATAGTTGAGCTATGATTTTCCAATGCATTAGTTCAGCATAACCAGTACAtcatagagaaaaatgaaaattgataATAATGCCCTTCCTCTACTAGATATGGATGAATGTGTGAAGTGTCCACATGATCAGTATGCCAACAAAGATCAAACTCACTGCCTCCAAAAAGTTGTGAGCTTTCTGGCTTATGAAGATCCCTTGGGAATGTCTCTGACCTGCGTGGCCCTATGCTTCTCAGCCCTTACAGCTTTTGTTCTGTATGTCTTCTTGAAGCACCAGGACACGCCCATTGTCAAGGCAAATAACAGAGCTCTCAGCTATGTCCTACTCGTCTCCCTCatcttttgctttctctgtccCTTGCTCTACATTGGCCATCCGGACACACCCACCTGTAGAATGCAGCAGACCACATTTGCCATTGTGTTCACTGTGGCCACCTCTACTGTCTTGGCAAAGACCATTACTGTAGTATTGGCATTCAAGGTCACTGCTCCAGAAAGAAGGATGAGGTCACTGCTCATATCAGGGGCACCTAGTTTCATCATCCCCGTATGCACCGTGATTCAAATGATTCTCTGTGGAATCTGGTTAGGAACTTCTCCTCCGTTTGTTAATACTGATGTGCATATGGAACACGGCCACATCATTATTGTTTGCGACAAAGGTTCAgtaattttcttctactttgtcCTGGGATACCTGGGGTCTCTCGCCCTAGCGAGTTTCGTTGTAGCTTTCCTGGCTAGGAATCTACCGGACACATTCAATGAAGCAAAGTTCCTGACGTTCAGCATGCTGGTGTTCTGTAGTGTTTGGATCACCTTCCTCACTGTCTACCACAGCACCAAAGGCAAGGCTCTGGTGGCTGTGGAAGTCTTCTGTATCTTGGCCTCAAGTGCAGGactatttctttgcatttttgctCCAAAATGCTACATTATTTTGTTAAGACCACAGATAAATTCTTTTCACAAGTTCAGAGTCACAAAAGATAAAGCTGAGTATATTCATTAAATTTATCTAGCTTATTAAAAACTGCAAACGCATCCACAAGATGACAAAGTTACTATCTACTCATTAAATATTGCAAACATATGAAGATTCGGCACGTAAAATGTAGAAAAAAGCTGTgtaataaaggtttttttttttttttttttttttttttttttttttggcttttcgagacagggtttctctgtggctttggagcctgtcctggaactagctcttgtagaccaggctggtctcgaactcacagagatccgcctgcctctgcctcccaagtgctgggattaaaggcgtgcgccaccaccacccggctgtaatAAAGTTCTAACATATGATATCAGTTCTATGGAGCAAACGTTCTGACCAGCCTTTTCTTATTGCCATATTTGAGGGATTGGGTGCTTTTCATTAAGTTTGTGCTAAAATGTTGGTACAATATTGGAATTTTTAAATTCAGATAATCTAGATAATCTATTAAGTGATCAAAATAGGGAGATCCTTCTAGGAGTTTAGATTAGAGATAGAGGAAAGGCAAAAGTAATACTGATTAATTTATAAAACTGGGTGTTTTgttcactttctttttgtttatttttgttttgcttttgtttgtcaagacagggtttttctgtagctttggagcctgtcatggaactatctcttacagaccaggctaggTTTAAACTCAaatagatctgcctgcttctctgggattaaagacatgttgcATAACAGTCCAGCTTGTATTCATTTTCCTAAACATGGTTATGGCTAACAACGATCGTGTAGACTGGGGCCACATTATTATTTACAGTCCTCTAGCTGTCAACCAGTATGTAAGTTTACCGTAACATTATGTATGACAATAAAGGGGTTTGACTGGAAGCGTGCCATAATTGTTGTATTTAATACTCAATAATTTACcaagaatttataaatattttgtaaattcaTGACATAAATGATATTGGGTCTTTAAAGAAAGTCAGAGTGGTTTCCTTAAAAAAAACTTGTGAGAGGAATAAAATGTTGGGAAAATTCCAGATATGGTGATATCCCTCTGGAAATAACACTTTTGGGAGGACTTGTTGGATAATGTATGTCACTAGTAGGCATCCCAAGGAAGACCTGTGTCTAGTTCTGGAACAAAATAGAGGGAATAATGTTAAGAATGTTATAAGGATTTGGAGTCCCAAATGTTTTCATATGGTCCTGAATTTTATTGTCTGAGAAAACTTTCTCTGAGAATatgcaacacacatatacacacataagacAGTGGACCCACAACAGCTAAAAAAATACAGATAGCATGAAAATGCAATTTTATGACCCAATAAGTTTTTGGAGTTTCTTACAGGAATGTGGGTGAAGAGTTacttacagagaaagaaataactcAACACAATCCACCCAATATAGGAGACAGCTGACAGAACTGGGAACCTGGAGTACACTTACCAGCCTGCAAGCAGACCAAATGGTTGGAGAGGGAGTATTTAGCCCAGATGATGCTTGTCTTAATCTCTTGCAGGCAGCTTTCCTGGTTTCTACTTCAAGGCAGTTGGTCTGGTTTCAGAGTCTACTTTTCAAAACTTACCCTCTGGGAGCCCTCTTTGCAGCTCTGCTTCTATTTGTCTGAGAACAACACCCAGCTGTTACTGTCAACTGGGGTGGGTAGCGTAGTAGTGAATCTGAGCAGTTTCTAGGATCTACTGAAGCTATTTTGAGCTGTTTACCTTACTTCTTGAGGAGATGTCCACAGGTTAGGAAGTTTTAATTTCAGGGAAACCATTAGACAACACcctgctgcttcctctgcctcttgcatATAAACACTCCTTGTTCtgtaatgatccctgagccttggaggagtAATACCATGGAAACTCCCTGCAATTTACAAGAATGACCCTATTCGTGACTCCTAGTAATTCCagatatggagcctgaaccagCCTTCTGTAACCAAAAAGGCTACCAGTGATGGGACATGGACACCAACCAGGTCATATAACCTTTAGACTACAACTCGTCCGGTCTGCAAGACATGCTGAGGTGATGGTAGTAAAGAATTTGTAGAAGTAGCCAAACAATAACTGGTCTAACTTGAGGCTGAATTCATAGAGATATCCCATTCTCAACACTGGCTGAATGGACAAGAAATAGAGGCTGGATAACCCAGACACCTAGTATAGAAACAAATATGACTGGGAAAAtgtcaataaaattatttctactgATATTCTGACATACTCTTAGATCAGTGCCTAGTCCAATCATCATCAGACAAGTCTCATCTAGCAAGTGATTGgaatagatgcagagatccatgaCCAAACATTAGGAGGAGCTCAGGGAACATTCCTGAAGATGAGGGAGCAAGGACTATAGAAGTCAAGGGGGTTAGGATACCAGGAGAACACACTCAATAGCATCAACTAAGCTGGGCTCTTAGTggctcccagagactgaagtggTAATCATGGAGCCTGTATCAGTCTATTCTAGGTCTTCGGCACGTGTGCTATGTTTCTTAGCTGGTGTTCCGTGAgaatcctaacagtgggagtgggcgtgtctctgactcttttgcctgctcttgggacccttttcttcaTGCCGGGCTGCCTCAATCAGCTCTAATATCAGCGTTTGCTCTTAGTCCTACTGTAACTAGTGTCACTGTGTTCAGTTTATATCCCTGGGAGGTCTggttttttttctgaagggaaatggaggtggAATAGATATTGGAAGAGAACTGGGAGGGAAAATTGTGATTGAGATGTATTACATGagataagaataaagaaaaatggggctggagagatggcacagtggttagaAACATGAACCATTCTCCCAGAGGACCTTGGTTGGATTCCCAGCCCCATGTGGTCATGACCcaacacactcatacagacatacatgcaggcaaaacaccaatgtgcataagaataaaaataaatttaaaaaagaaaacaaacaaaaattaaatactaCACATAATTGCTTTTGAAGATGTTCAGAAAAAGGGGAATTTATACAAGGTTTGTTAATTTGGATACTCTTTATTCAGTAGTGCTCTTAAATAACCAAAATGGAACAATTATATAAATCAAAAATCTCACatataaatatttagtaaaaaTACTTGAAATTAAAGTAGAATAAATGTCTGCTCTTTCATGTTGAGCAAGATATAATACAAAAGTCAAATGACGAGATCAAATTGTGTGTTTAACAAATGATTAGTAAAGATTCACTGATATAAATATGCCATGGAACAGGTTCTGCTGTAAACACATAAATATTATGTGTTACAACATGAATGGATGGAGATGATTAAACTCAATAAAGTATTCTGATAACAGAAAGATCAATGCTAAAAGCTATAACTTACACATGGAATTAAAGGAACAAAAGAATTTCATTATCAGAATGTAAGGATGTGGAGACAACAAGTAATTGGTGACGTGAGAGCATAGATATTCATATTCTCAGGAGAAACAGTATTTTTCTTCAATAAGATTTATTTCAATGTATGTTGAATGCAGTACATAATAATACATGTGTATTTCTTAGTTTATATAAATCTCAGGAAAATGCTGATTAGTATTATTTAATTATATGGAAAGTGTTAATGAACAATAACACTACGTTGTCTCACTTAAATCTTTATAATTGTCAAAATAAAAGCAGCAAATATTTCAAATGAGGATCTGTAGCTACATGAATAAATGTAGattacaaacacaaataaaaaggaatatataaGAAGACACTTGCAAATACAACTGtaggcatgcatgtacatataaatGTTGATATAGATAAAGCAGCAACAGatgtaaagttatttaaaatggcccaataaatttatttaatccccaaatttttaattttggtttacaAATTTTTGCTTCTAAGACTAGATAGATGGGTtaaagagtgcttgctgcccttACAAAGGATGGCAATTCtattccagcatccacatggcagttcacaaacatctgtaactccaggtctaggaGATCCAACATTCCCTTAATGTCTCTACAGGTTTCAAGAACACAGTTGTGTACAAGAACATGTGcaggaaaaacaataataaaaaaatggcaaaataaagaaatctttaaaaacaaattttaatttctagTATATACAGATGTATGAAAAACTATATTTGCagttacatgtatatatgatcAATCCCTGTTTGTGTACACGTTCTACTTGGTATATGTTTCTATGCATTTGTTCTAGGAAGACTGTGGCAATTCTTACATCATGTTTTTTGTAAATATATCCTAAGATGTAAAACTTTTCTGAGTGCTCCTTTGACTTCTGTGTTTCTCAGGCTGTAGATAATGGGGTTTAACATGGGGGTAATGACCCCATACAGCATAGAGAtgagtctgtctctggcaggagaGTGTTGACTGGAGGATGGGCGGATATAGGTAAATATTGTTGTGCCATAGAACAAGAAGACGACAAGAAGATGGGAAGCACAGGTGGAGAAGGCTTTGCGCTTCCCTTCTACTGATTGGATCTTTAGGATGGTGGACACGATGTATATGTAGGAGATCAAGGTGATCAGAAAAGCACCAACCCCAAAGATACTGCCCATCAATAAAATAAGCAGTTCTGCAATGAAGGTGGATGAGCAGGACAGGGCCACCACAGGGGGGATATCACAGTAGTACTGGTTTACTCGATTGGACTTGCAGAAAGATAAGCTGAAGGTTGCCATTGTATGCATGAAAGAATTCAGAAACCCAGCTGCCCAGGTCCCCACCAACATCTGCACACAGCGAACCTTGGTCATGATGAGGGAATAACGCAGAGGGAAGCATATGGCCACATACCGGTCATAAGCCATCACAGCCAGCAAGAAAACTTCAGTCCCAGCGAGGGCCACTAGGAAATAGAGTTGCAAAGCACACCCAACAAACGAAATGTTGTGATCCTCAGTCAAGAGATTCTTGAGCATTTTGGGGACAGTGGCTGATGGACAGAATATGTCCAACAGGGACAGATTGGCCAACAAATAATACATGGGAGTTTGGAGCTTTCTCTCAGTCACTATGGCCAAGAGGATGGCCCCGTTTCCCAGCAAAGTGATCTGATAGATGATGATAAAGGCCACAAAGAGGG
This DNA window, taken from Chionomys nivalis chromosome 23, mChiNiv1.1, whole genome shotgun sequence, encodes the following:
- the LOC130865543 gene encoding olfactory receptor 5V1-like encodes the protein MDAYNHTTVTQFILIGLSDLPQVRYPLFVAFIIIYQITLLGNGAILLAIVTERKLQTPMYYLLANLSLLDIFCPSATVPKMLKNLLTEDHNISFVGCALQLYFLVALAGTEVFLLAVMAYDRYVAICFPLRYSLIMTKVRCVQMLVGTWAAGFLNSFMHTMATFSLSFCKSNRVNQYYCDIPPVVALSCSSTFIAELLILLMGSIFGVGAFLITLISYIYIVSTILKIQSVEGKRKAFSTCASHLLVVFLFYGTTIFTYIRPSSSQHSPARDRLISMLYGVITPMLNPIIYSLRNTEVKGALRKVLHLRIYLQKT